The window CATCCGCGCGGCCTGCGCTGTCCGAAGTGTCACGCGACCGTGAAGCACGCGCGGGACTTCGGGCGTACCGGCCGTAGTCAGCTCACGCGCTATCGCTGTCGTGACTGTTAGATGGTGTACACGCTCTTTGCGGGCACAGTGTTTGCACACAAGCAATTGCGCCCGGCCCAAGTGATTCTGTTGTTGCGCGGGGTCTGCAAGGGCGAATCCACAGCGACTATGTCCCGCGAATTGTCCCTGGCCTATGATACGGTCCATCATCTACGCCAACAGCTCCACCGGCAAGCGATGCAGTTACAACCGACTACACCGCTGCCGGATGACATTACTGAAACCGACGAAATGTTTCAGAATGCGGGGGAAAAAAGGCGAGAAACACAGCGATCCACGCGATCCCCCACGCCGCCGCGCCAACAAACAAAGAGGCCACGGCACCTACGAGAATGACCGCCCGCCCATCATCGGTACGGTTGGTCGCGATAGCGGCCAAGTGCGTCTGCGTGTCGCGAAACATACCGATGGCAAAACCTTAAAGCGCCATGTGGCTCAATTCACCCGGCCCGATACCGTAGCCAATACCGATGAATGGCAGGGCTACAATCCGATCGAACGCCAACGGCGGACGGTCAACCATGGTGAACACGAATGGGCGCGCGATGATGATGGTGATGGCATGCGCGAGGTCCATATCAATACGACCGAAGGCATGTGGACGGGCACCCGCAATTTCCTACGACCCTTTCGCGGTGTCCACAAGGATCACCTGGAGGGCTATATCGCGATGTGCGAACACAGCATCAACCTGAAACGGATCACGCCGCACTTCATCGCCGCCCTTGTCCGTTGCACATAGTTTAGGGATGAGCCTTAAGATTTATTCCACGAGCATTTA is drawn from Chloroflexota bacterium and contains these coding sequences:
- a CDS encoding transposase, producing the protein MTLLKPTKCFRMRGKKGEKHSDPRDPPRRRANKQRGHGTYENDRPPIIGTVGRDSGQVRLRVAKHTDGKTLKRHVAQFTRPDTVANTDEWQGYNPIERQRRTVNHGEHEWARDDDGDGMREVHINTTEGMWTGTRNFLRPFRGVHKDHLEGYIAMCEHSINLKRITPHFIAALVRCT